Sequence from the Polyangiaceae bacterium genome:
TGAACCCTGCGACGAGTTGAGCCAGGGCCCCAAAGCAGAACACGACACGTGCACCCGGAGCTCTGACTGCGACACCGTGGCGGGATTTCGCTGCATCATCCGTCCCGGGGACGCCGAAGGTAGTTGTGAGACTCCCGTCATCGCATCCGGCGGAGATCCCTGCGCCGACGCGAACGTGACCTGCGCCGAGACGCACTACTGCGATGGTTCCAACTGCCTGACCAAGGCCGCCGAGGGCAAGGCGTGCGACGCCAGCGTCCCCTGTGCTCCGGGGCTGCGCTGTGCGGACATGTCTGGCACTTTCACCTGCGTCTCGAAGGCCGGGACTGGCGCCACCTGCGCAACCGACGACGACTGCACCAGCGGGGTGTGTGCCAAAGGCTCCGGCGCCAGCGAAGGAAAGTGCGTCGAGACCCTGGATCTGGGCGTGACCGTCAGCGTTTGCGACGATCTGTCGTGAGCCTGACGACGCAGGGTTGACCCAGGCCCCGCGCGGGCGTTTCAATCCCCGCCATGCGGCGAGGATTACTGGGCGTTTTCTGCGTTTCTGTCGCGGGGCTGGTGGCGACGGGTTGTGACGACAGTCCGCCACCCAAGAATCCCTTCGACCCGCCTGCGTCGGCCACCAAGGCGCCGCCTCCCGTCACCGAAGTGCCCAAGCCGAAAGGGCCCCCGGAGCTGAGTATCGACGATCTGGGACCGAAGGTCGGCTTCACTCGCGTCCTGCTCGACAAGCCCGAAGGCCGTGAGAAGCTGGCCCGAGAGCTCGACGACACCAAGGAGCACTTCGACGGCAAAGAAGCGACGTTGTCTGTCGTTCGCAAGGCCAAGCTCGCGCACGTCGTTGCGATGGTGTCAGGGCTCGAGAAGGTCGGGGTGACGAAGATCATCATCAAGACCGAGACCCGCAAGGAGTACCCAGCCGAGCTGACCTTCACTCCCCAAGGAAAGCTGAAGGATCTGGCGCCCTGCACAGTGGTCGGGATGGTGCTCGACGATCGTGGCACCGCTGTGTGGAAGATCGCTGGCGGCACCGCGAGCAAGCGCGCGAAGGGTTTCGCTGGGCCGGACCTGACGATGACTGGTGAGACCATCGAGCGCTATGCCAAGGCCTGCAAGAACTCCACGACCTTCCTCGTGTCGGCCGCGGAAGGCATCGAGTGGGGCCTGGCCTACGATTTGGCGGCTTCCACCAAGAAGCTGGAGGGTGCGAGCTTCGATACCTACGCACTACTGCGCGAGACGCCGATCGCGGGTCGAAAAGTCGACCTCGGCGGCTGACGACTCCGTCGCGTCGCGTTATATTGGTTGCCGTGAAATTCCGCACACTGCTCCTGGGCCACCACGACGATCACCAGAAGGCGCGCCTCGGCGAGGCGTTGGACAAGATGGATCCGCAGAGCCGCTTGTGGACGGCGATGAGCATCACGTCCGAAGAGCTGCAAGCGCTGTGGGACATCTTCGAAGGGGACTCGGCAGACGCGAGTCACTTCGTGCCCTCGGGCACGGATGCGTTGAAAGAGGTCATCCATCACGGCAAGAACAGCCTGCCGGCGTTCAACTTCTTTCAGAAGCGCTTCTGCCTGGCTGACGACGACTCTGGGGACCTGTGGGGCTACAACCACGGCGACACTGCGTGGGCTATCGGACCCGGGTACTACGTCGCGCACGGCACCGAGGGCGAGGACGGACCGCCGAGCGACTACGTGATCGACTACACGCGCCTGCCCAAGAAGAAGCCGGACACCTGGCCTGAAATCCGACCCAATGAGGCGAAGCTAGGTAGGTTCGTGTATGCAGGAATGAAGGACTACATGCGCAAGGTGAGCGAACACGTTTCGATTGGCCGCGCCTACAAGGGTGGAAAGCCGATGAATGCGTGGTTCCTGCTTTGTCGCGAGGACCCCGCGGACTAGCGATTCGCCAATGGGGCTGAACCCCTGACCCGGTAAATCTCCCGAGTTGGAGCGAAACTGCGCAGAAGGGGGTGATTCGGGCTATCGTGAGGTCAATGGCAGCTGGGTCGCGCACGCTTGGGCGATACGAACTCATCTCGGAGTTGGCCAAAGGGCAGCTGGGCAGCGTGTGGTCTGCCAAGACCACAGACAACGACGGCAAGGTCAAGCTCGCGATGATTCGCCGGGTTCCGACGAGTGCGCCGGTGACGTCGGACGAGATCGACAAGCTGTCCGAAGGTGCGTGGTGGGCCCTCGAGCTCATGCACGACAACGTCGCGCGCACGACCGACGTCGTGATGGTGGATGGCGAGCTCGGGGTCGCCATGGAGTACGTCGAGGGTGAAGTTCTGCGCTCTCTCCTGCGTTTGGCCAGCTTCAAGCGCAAGGCCATCCCGCAACCGATCGCTGCACGAATCGCCCTGGATGCCGTTGCCGCCATCGATCAGATCGCAGGCGACGCACCCCCCGCGAGCGGTTCGGGGTACAGCCTGGGCTTCGGCGGCCTCGTGCCCGACAGTCTGTTGGTGGGATCCGATGGCATCACTCGTGTCATGGACGCCGGGGTATCCGCTGCCGCCGCCCACGTCGGCCCATTGAATCGACACCCGGAGATGACGGCCTACGCCTCTCCGGAGCAGCTGGAGAGCAAAGTGCTCGATCAGCGAGCCAGCGTGTACGCGGTCGCAACGATGCTGTGGGAAATGCTCGCCGGCAAACGCCTGTACGTGGGCTCGACGCAGGCGGCGGTTGCAGACAAGGTGAAGCAAGGCGGCGCGGCTCGCCTGGACGCGCAAAAGCCGGTCGGTGGCGACGAGATCCCCAGCGCTCTCGCCGACATCGTCGCCAAGGCGCTCTCCGTGGATCGCGAACAGCGCTACGAAAGCGCTCAGGCCTTTGGCGACGCGTTGCGCGAAGCGACGGAGGTAGCGGAGCACGAGGCCGTGGGCAAGTTCGTGGAGGAGCTGGCCGGCAACACCCTCACCACGCGGCGCAAAGTCATCGAGCGCGCAGGGGCAGCGGGAGCGCGCCCCCCCGCGCGCCCTGCACCCAAGGCGGACAAGAGCCCAGCGCCCCCCGCTGCCGCTCCGCCTCCTGCTGCGGCGCCGCCGCCCCCGCGCGACAAGAAGCAGACGTTGCTCGGGATTGCGCCTGTCGCCGACATCGCGCCTCCTCCTCCCCCGGCGCGAGACAAGCTCGACTCGCTCGATTCCGAGCTGCTGGAGGTGGTGGACGACTCGGGCACCATCGACGTCAAGTCCTTGAGCAAGGAGGCCGTCGACAAGGGCGAGCGCAAGGCGGACGCGATTGCGAGCGCGGACCCCAAACCCGAAGCCAGCAAGCCCGAGGAAGCAAAAGAGACCAAGAACCCGTTCACGGCGGCGGCAGACGTCGCCCCGCCGCCCTGGAACATGGGGCCCGCCCGCGACTCCGCGCCCGAAGCGGATGCCGAAGCGAAGCAGCTCGACCAAGAGCGCAAAGACGCCGGCAAGGCAGTAAAGACACAGCTGTTCGGAACCGCTGCCAAGATCGACGAAGCGGCACCGATCTCCATGGACAGCGAGGAGCTCGTTCCGCTTTCGCTCAGAGATCTGGAACCGGTCTCTGAGGACAGTCCGAAGACCGACGACGCTGCACGCGTCGCCAAGCCCGTCGACGTGCCTCCGCCGCCGGATGCGATCATCGTCGACAAGGAAGGCGACGACGCGGACGATGACGGCTCCAAGAAGGAGTCGGCAGTGGCCTGGATCGGTCCGCCGCCCGGCGAGGCCCTCGTCGACGTGGACGACGCCGACGCTCCCGAAGAAGAACCACCCGTTTCCATCCGCACGAAGAAGGCGCGCAAGATGGTCACCTACGTGATGGCCGGTCTTGGCGGATTGGTGCTGATCGGGGTCGTGGTCGCTGCTGCTCGCGGAGGAGGCGACAGCACGCCCGAGGCTCCCAGCGCGAAGCCCGCGGCACCCGCAGCGAAGCCGGAGCCCAAGCCCGAGCCCAAACCCGAGCCGAAGCCGGAGCCCAAGCCCGAGCCCAAGGAAGAACCCAAAGAGGAACCCAAGGAAGAGCCCAAAGAGGAGCCGAAAGAAGAGCCAAAGGAAGTGGCCGCCCCTGCTCCTGCGCCGAAGCCGATCTACCGGCCCTCCACCGCCACCCCTCGACCCAAACCCAGACCCAAACCCAAACCGACCTTCACGCCGAAGGGGATCTGAAGGAAACTCCGATCATGATGCGACCGCGTGTACTTCGCCTCGTTCGCCCGTTCGTGTTGAGCGTCGCCTTCGCCACGGTCAGTGGGTATGGCTTTGCACAAGGCGCCGCCCTCGACGCGGCCACTCCTGCGCAGAAGAAAGCGGCGCAGAAGGCCTTCCTCAAGGGTGCCGATGCTTCGAGCAAGGGCAAGCACGAGGAGGCAATGGCAGCCTTCAAGGAAAGCTACGATGCCGTTGCCAGTCCGAATCCGCATCTGATGTACGCGCGTGAACTCGTCGCGCTCGGGCGATTCGCTGATGCATACGAAGAGTTCGACAAGGTCATTCCCGAAGCACAGGCCGCTGCGAAGACTGACGACAAGTACGCGCAAACCGCCGAAGCCGCTCACAAGGACATGACGGACTTGGAGAGCAAGATCGCTTTGGTCTCGGTGATCGGAGTCAACGACGGTGACATCTTGCGCGTGGGCGGAAAGGAGATCCCCCGAGAGAGTTGGGGACGCCCGATTCCGGTGATGCCCGGCTCCGTGAAGGTGGAAGTGGCCACCTCGACGGGTCAAGAGTCGTCCAAAGACGTCGACGCGCAGGCGGGCTCGCGACCCGTGGTGGACATGGCGCCGGCCGTGGCCGAGCCAACCCCTACCGAAAAGCCCGAGAGCGGCACTGAGGTCTCCACGGACTCCAGCAAGTGGGACAAGCGAACTTGGGCCTACGTCGCAGGCGGCGTTGGCGTTGCGGGCTTGGTCACCTTCGGCGTGTTTGGTGCGCTTGCCAATGCCAAGCACAGCAAGCTCGAAGACGAATGCACCAACGGCGTATGCCCCAAGAGTTTGGAAGGCGACAAGGACACGGGGCAGACCTACCAGACCGTCGCAAATGTCGGGTTGGTCGTCGGAATCGTCGGTCTGGGAACGGGCACCGCGCTCTATCTGATGAGTGACGACAAGAAAGAGAAGCAGGCGCGCAAGGAGCCGCCCAAGCCGTCCGTGAACGTCGGGGTCGGCTATCAATCCGTGACGGTGTTTGGCAGCTTCTGAGCCGCGTCGGGCGAGCTGTGCTCTCGCCGCGCGTTCGGCTTGACGCCTGGGGGGTCGGGACACAAGACTCGGATTCCGCGAATCGTTTTCCTCGTCATGGCCGCTAGAACACGGAAACCCAAGGCAAAACCGGTGAAAGCTCGGCAGAGTGCCGAGCCTGACGAACCGCAAGAAGCCGAAAGCGAGGAAGCCGACGAGGACTTCTCCGACGAAGCGATCGAGAGCGAGGGCGTCATCGACACGACCGCAGAGGTCGTGGACGTCGCGGACTTCAAGGCGCCGCGCAGCAAGAGCCGCGAGACGGCGATCAGTCGCGTCGACCCGATGCAGATCTACATGCGGGAGGTCCAACGCCACCCGCTGTTGACTCCGCAGGAGGAGCACGAGCTGGCAGTTCGCTACGCGGAGACCCAGGACGTAGACGCCGCGGCGCGCATGGTGACGGCCAACCTCCGCCTCGTGGTCAAGATCGCCTACGAGTATCGCCGCGCCTACCGCAACATGATGGACCTCGTGCAAGAGGGAAACATCGGTCTGATGCAGGCTGTGAAGCGCTACGACCCCTACCGTGGTGTGAAGCTCTCCAGCTATGCCGCATGGTGGATTCGCGCCTACATCCTGCGCTTCATCCTGAACAACTGGCGCATGGTGAAGATCGGCACCACTCAAGCCCAGCGCAAGCTGTTCTTCAACTTGAGCAAGGAGAAAGCGAAGCTGACGGCGATGGGTATCGAGCCCACGCACGCGGAGATCGCCAAGCGCTTGAACGTGGAAGAGAAGGAAGTCGTCGAAATGGATCGGCGCCTTTCGCGAGGAGATGCGTCGCTGGATGCTCCTGTTGGCGAATCCGATGGTCGGCAAACCAGCCGCGTGGAGCTACTGCCCTCGTCCAGCCGCGGTCCGGGCGAGCTGGCGGAGAGCATGGAACTCCAGGACATCGTCCGTCAGAAGCTCGACGAGTTCCGGGAGACGCTGTCCGGCAAGGATCTGAGCATCTTCGACAAGCGCTTGGTGGCCGAAGATCCGCTGACTCTGCAGCAGCTAGGGGACGAGTTCGGCGTGTCCCGGGAACGGGTGCGACAGCTCGAAGCGCGCCTCACTGGCAAACTACGCGCATTCTTGAAGGCGAACCTGGGCGACGCGGTGGGTGTGGGCGGGCAATGAGCCCCGCCGGGCAGCCCCGCGGAACGTTGTTCATCGTTGGTACGCCCATCGGGAATCTACAAGACCTCACCCTGCGTGCCGTCGAGACCTTGAAACAGGTTGCCGTCGTCGCCGCGGAAGACACACGGCGCACGCGCGCGCTGTTGAGTCACTTGGGTTGCAGTGGAAAGCGCGTGTTAGCGGTGGACGCGCATGCGAGCGGGGCGCGCCTCGAGCAGCTCATGGCAGCGCTCGAGGCGGGACAAGACGTCGCGCTCGTCACCGATGCGGGCATGCCCAGCGTGAGTGACCCGGGCTCGGCGGCGCTGCGGCTGGCGCGGGAGCGGGACATCCACGTCGACGTGATCCCAGGCCCTAGCGCCGTGACTGCGGCCGTCGCCCTTTCTGGCCTGGTGGAGGGGCCGTTCCTATTCCTCGCCTTCTTGCCGCGGAAAGGTCGAAAGCGTCGTGATGCGTTGGATCGGATCGCCGCATGTGCGGATCCGGTGGTGCTCTTCGAAGCCCCGAACCGTGTCGCCGCCACCCTGCTCGAGTTGGCGCAGCAGCAACCGGAACGCGCGGCCTGCGTCTGTCGCGAGTTGACCAAGCTGCATCAAGAAGCGCGGCACGGCAGCTTGCGCGATCTCAGTGAAGCGACGGGGCTCGATCGAGGCGAAATCACCATCGTGCTGGGGCCCGCGGGCGACGCGGAGGTGCCCGTCGCCGACGCCGATCTAGAGCCCGAGATCGACTCCTTGCTTCACGATGGACACAGCGTGCGCGACATCGCAAAGATGCTCTCCGAGCGCACGGGGCGCGGGCGCCGCGAACTCTTTCAGTTGACCCTCGCGCGTCGGGAAGCGAGCGAACGTCAAGGCGAAGGCTGACGCCGGGTCGCGCAGCGAGCGAACGTCAAGGCGAAGGCTGACGCCGGGTCGCGCAGCGAGCGAACGTCAGGGCGAAGGCTGACGCCGGGTCGCGCAGCGAGCGAACGTCAGGGCGAAGGCTGACGCCGGGTCGCGCAGCGAGCGAACGTCAGGGCGAAGGCTGAATTGGCGTGGCGCCGTCGGGCAGGGGCGGCAGCGGTCGATCGCGGTAGTAGTCGCGCCATTGATCGGCGTTGGAGAGCACTGGCGTTTCCGGAATGCCGATGCGCTGCTGAACCGATTGGAGTTGCTTCTCCGTCAAGCGCGGCAGCAATCCCACGAACGCATGCCCCATGATTCGCCGGCATGCGCCGCAACTCACGGCTTGGATCCACAAGCGCTCGCCCTCGAGCGCCACGGTGAGGGAACGGCCAGGTGCGACATCGCGGCGAGGTTCCTCGCGAATGATCTCCGCCGCGGGCGGCACGCCCTTCACGTAATCGACAGGGACCCAAATTCCCACGATCTCCCCGGAGGCGCTGCACATCATCGTGGCGTCGCTCGCTCCGCCGTCAACCTCGTCGCAGCGCCCGCCTAGTTGCGCAAAGGCCCGCGGTAGTTCGCTCGAGGCCGCAGCTGGCGCCGTCACCGACGAAACGCCCGGCGCGGAGGTTTCGGCTGCGGTTGCGCTCGCTGGCGGGAGCGGGAGCGATGTGTCTGGTTTCTGTTCCGACTGCCTGGGGCACGCGGCCAGGCTCCAAGGGATCAGCAACAGCGCTAGCTTGTTTCGGTTCGATATGGAGATCGTCGACATCAACACCTCGTTGTCGTCATAGCAGGAGTCTGCGGGGCGCGGTCAATGAGCGGTGGGGCGCTGCGACTCGGTCAATGAGCGACGTAGCCCTGCGATCCGGTCAATGAGCGGCGTGGCCCTGCGACTCGGTCAATGAGCCGAGCGCCCGCTGCGAGCCCACGCGTGCGGTCAATGAGCCGAGCGCCCGCTGCGAGCCCTTCGCACCCGTGTCGCCTCGACCCACTCGTCCCACTCGTTGCCCCAGCCCACGTAGTGAATCTTCATCTGCGCGCCCTTGCGCCCGATGACCGTCGCCTCCCACCAACTGCCTCCCCAAGAAACTTCGACGCGCTCGCGCACCTGGCCCGCGTGGGGCCCTTGCGGTCCCGCGGGGCGAACACGACTCGCGTCCATCCACTCGTCCCACTGGTCGCCCCAACCCGTGTAGTGAACCTTCACCGACTTGCCCCGCCGATCGACGATGCTCCCATCCCACCAGCTGCCACCCCACAAGATCTCGACGGAGCTTGCGGTGCTGGGCGTCCGCGCATCGCTGGTCGCAATCTCGGCTCGGCTGGCGCTCGCAGCGCCGCTCGCCACCAGGATCATCATTCCCGCACCCAACGCCGCCAGCAGTCGTCGCACCGTCATCGCTACCTCCGCCAAGGATAACGACTGCCCGACCCGGGATCTTTCAGTGCAATCTTCAAGCGACCAAATACGCGAAAGCCCACGAGTTTTGGGTTGGGTCTCGACACGCCTCGGCGCGGTCCGGCTCCTCCCACCCGACACGTCGCCGCCGCGCGGTTCGGCGGCGCGAGCGGCGCGTCGCGGTTCGGGACTCACGCGGGCGCGTCGCGGTTCGGCGGCGCGAGCGGCGCGTCGCGGTTCGGGACTCACGCGGTCACGTGGGGTCCGCGCGGCGGGACGACCGATTGCCGGGCACGCGGGGCGAACGGCGATCCAGCGCGAGCAGCCATACTGTGAGCGGCACGAGCTGTCGCACCACCACAACAAAGAAATCCCTGGGCGGGTGGGCACCGTGTTCGGCAAGCGCTGCGATTCAGTTGCGAAGATTCGTTCCGACTCCCACCCCTCGGGGCGGGACGACGCGTCGGACGAGGTCGTCTCGTAGTTGTGCCGAATCCCTACGCTGGCCCACACATGCGCGCTCGCATCCTGGCTGGGCGTGAGCGCCCATTGGGGACCGCTCGGGCATCGCCATCGCGCACGAGCCCATTGGGATTGCACGCGCACGGCCATCACGTACAGACCATTGGGATCGCCAGTCCATTTTGTGGCAGCGCCGGACGCGCTCGCCTTCGACTTCGCCCGAGTGCCCCACAAAGACGAGCGCGACTACTGGCGGGGTCGTTCGCAAGCCCGCACCGCGCGGTTGCGCTGGGATTGTCGGCGGGCCCGTTCGCAGGCCTGATCCCGCGTGGGGCCGCAGGGATCCGCCACCTTGCTCGCGCCCGCGCTCGCGCTATCCGGGTACGAGCGACGCCAATGCGCGACGGAGCAGCTGGTCCATCGTGACTTCACCTTCGCATGAAGCGAGTTCGACAACTGCTTTGCGACACTCGTTCGTCCTGAAACCCATGGCGGTGAGTGCGGAGACCAGTTTGGACTGCTGTGCTGAAGTCATAGGCAGCGCCCGCGCCCTCGGGCTTGGAGTATGCGCCCTGGCGCCCGCCACCCTCGCTTCCTGCGACCTTCGCTGGCGAACGCTTTCACCGTTGGCGTCGTCTCCACCCTCAAGATCCAACGCTGGCGACTTTCGCTGGCGAACGCTTTCACCGTTGGCGTCTTCCCCACGATCGATGTCACCCAAAGCCTGCGATCTTCGCTGGTGGATGTTCGGCGGGGAGGCTGCCCGCTCATTCTCGAGAGCGGAACTCGATCTCGTCTTGCGCCGACGGCGTGCGATCTTGTCATTGATGAACGCGTCACCGAAGGTTTGCCGTGCCCGCATCTGATTGTGCGCCGCGCACAGCAACTGCCCATTGTCAGCTGCACCCCCGCCGCCGTTCGCACGCTCCTTGATGTGATCGAAGTTCAGATAGGCCCGTGCGGTGCAGTGCACGCCGGATGACGACACATAGGTGCACTGACCCGCATCCCGCTCGTACACTTCTCGCTTCGAGTGTCGCGTCGGCGCACCGTGTTTCGCGCCTGGACTCCGCCGAGGCTTCTCGGTCTTGCCCCAGCACTTGTTCTCGCGCTCGGCAATCAGCAAGTCCAGCGCGCGCTCGAATACTGTCTCTAGGCTGCGGCCAACGTGGCTCATCAAGTTGCGCGCGTGTTCGAGCTTCGCCTTGAAGGCGGCGCTGGCACTGAAGCGAATCGCGAAGCGTTCGGCGGACCGTGGTTCGATGCTGTCGTGGAACTCTGTTCCTCGAGCATTCCCCAACACCTGTTCTCGCGTTCTGCAATCGCCAGATCCTGCACCGCCGTGGCCGCCGCATTCGATCAGCCCCGGAGCCGCCCCCTGCGCGCCACTCGCGGCACGGCCCCCTGCGTGCACGTCGCTGCAGTGTTCCGATCCAGCCACTGAGTCAGTACGTGCTTCGTTCGAGCCGCCACGCCAACCCGCGGCACCGAGCAACTCAACGCAGTCAGGCACGCCAGGCCTCGGAAACCACCGGGCTAGCACCACTTGGATGTCCGCTTTGGTTTTCCCGCAAGCCTCCTCGAGCAACTCTGCGTGGTTGCTCTCGGTGAGTCGGCTCGCCAACAGCGACAGCCCCGTCAGATGGAGGCGGCCGTCGGCCAGCATACCCACGGCAATCGGGAAGCGCCTTGCCACGCGAGCGCTCGAGATGCTGCGGTGTGCCTCGCCTTCGCTCATGCCCAGACCGCGTAGGCAGAAGTCGTAGAGTGAGGAATACCCTTCTCGAAGATGAAGCGAACGCCGCTCCACTTCGGCCAGGTGCGCGACCAACAGTGCGACCGCGCGGCGGCGTCGCGCATTCGATGCAAGCGTACGGGACCAGAGTTCCGCGTTGGAGAGAGTCGTGAGTGTTTCGCCAACGTCACCCGCGCCTGCTGCGGGAGCGACCGATTCCGCTCCCATGTCCGACGCATCCTCACCAGCGCACCATGGTGAAACCACGTTCCTATTCTGGTGGTGCGACACGTTCCCTGCGATGGCCACCATGCCACCCCCTTTCTTTCCTTCGGCATACCACGGGAAATCTTGACCTCGTGGGCGCCACGCCAGTGCGTCTTCGCCGACCTCGATGACGGCGAAAACGATTTCGTCGCGAAAGCCACGTAGCACGCAAAGTGGCAGCT
This genomic interval carries:
- the rsmI gene encoding 16S rRNA (cytidine(1402)-2'-O)-methyltransferase; protein product: MSPAGQPRGTLFIVGTPIGNLQDLTLRAVETLKQVAVVAAEDTRRTRALLSHLGCSGKRVLAVDAHASGARLEQLMAALEAGQDVALVTDAGMPSVSDPGSAALRLARERDIHVDVIPGPSAVTAAVALSGLVEGPFLFLAFLPRKGRKRRDALDRIAACADPVVLFEAPNRVAATLLELAQQQPERAACVCRELTKLHQEARHGSLRDLSEATGLDRGEITIVLGPAGDAEVPVADADLEPEIDSLLHDGHSVRDIAKMLSERTGRGRRELFQLTLARREASERQGEG
- a CDS encoding RNA polymerase factor sigma-32, yielding MKARQSAEPDEPQEAESEEADEDFSDEAIESEGVIDTTAEVVDVADFKAPRSKSRETAISRVDPMQIYMREVQRHPLLTPQEEHELAVRYAETQDVDAAARMVTANLRLVVKIAYEYRRAYRNMMDLVQEGNIGLMQAVKRYDPYRGVKLSSYAAWWIRAYILRFILNNWRMVKIGTTQAQRKLFFNLSKEKAKLTAMGIEPTHAEIAKRLNVEEKEVVEMDRRLSRGDASLDAPVGESDGRQTSRVELLPSSSRGPGELAESMELQDIVRQKLDEFRETLSGKDLSIFDKRLVAEDPLTLQQLGDEFGVSRERVRQLEARLTGKLRAFLKANLGDAVGVGGQ
- a CDS encoding biopolymer transporter ExbD; amino-acid sequence: MRRGLLGVFCVSVAGLVATGCDDSPPPKNPFDPPASATKAPPPVTEVPKPKGPPELSIDDLGPKVGFTRVLLDKPEGREKLARELDDTKEHFDGKEATLSVVRKAKLAHVVAMVSGLEKVGVTKIIIKTETRKEYPAELTFTPQGKLKDLAPCTVVGMVLDDRGTAVWKIAGGTASKRAKGFAGPDLTMTGETIERYAKACKNSTTFLVSAAEGIEWGLAYDLAASTKKLEGASFDTYALLRETPIAGRKVDLGG
- a CDS encoding tetratricopeptide repeat protein; this translates as MMRPRVLRLVRPFVLSVAFATVSGYGFAQGAALDAATPAQKKAAQKAFLKGADASSKGKHEEAMAAFKESYDAVASPNPHLMYARELVALGRFADAYEEFDKVIPEAQAAAKTDDKYAQTAEAAHKDMTDLESKIALVSVIGVNDGDILRVGGKEIPRESWGRPIPVMPGSVKVEVATSTGQESSKDVDAQAGSRPVVDMAPAVAEPTPTEKPESGTEVSTDSSKWDKRTWAYVAGGVGVAGLVTFGVFGALANAKHSKLEDECTNGVCPKSLEGDKDTGQTYQTVANVGLVVGIVGLGTGTALYLMSDDKKEKQARKEPPKPSVNVGVGYQSVTVFGSF
- a CDS encoding agenet domain-containing protein, producing the protein MTVRRLLAALGAGMMILVASGAASASRAEIATSDARTPSTASSVEILWGGSWWDGSIVDRRGKSVKVHYTGWGDQWDEWMDASRVRPAGPQGPHAGQVRERVEVSWGGSWWEATVIGRKGAQMKIHYVGWGNEWDEWVEATRVRRARSGRSAH
- a CDS encoding RuvA C-terminal domain-containing protein; translated protein: MGAESVAPAAGAGDVGETLTTLSNAELWSRTLASNARRRRAVALLVAHLAEVERRSLHLREGYSSLYDFCLRGLGMSEGEAHRSISSARVARRFPIAVGMLADGRLHLTGLSLLASRLTESNHAELLEEACGKTKADIQVVLARWFPRPGVPDCVELLGAAGWRGGSNEARTDSVAGSEHCSDVHAGGRAASGAQGAAPGLIECGGHGGAGSGDCRTREQVLGNARGTEFHDSIEPRSAERFAIRFSASAAFKAKLEHARNLMSHVGRSLETVFERALDLLIAERENKCWGKTEKPRRSPGAKHGAPTRHSKREVYERDAGQCTYVSSSGVHCTARAYLNFDHIKERANGGGGAADNGQLLCAAHNQMRARQTFGDAFINDKIARRRRKTRSSSALENERAASPPNIHQRRSQALGDIDRGEDANGESVRQRKSPALDLEGGDDANGESVRQRRSQEARVAGARAHTPSPRARALPMTSAQQSKLVSALTAMGFRTNECRKAVVELASCEGEVTMDQLLRRALASLVPG